One Clostridiisalibacter paucivorans DSM 22131 DNA window includes the following coding sequences:
- a CDS encoding PadR family transcriptional regulator, with the protein MDKEIKKGTIDILILSLISKKDMYGYAIAKTVKEKSDNLYEMGEGTLYSALKRLENKKFLSSYWGDSQGGGRRKYYRITERGTKELERRIVEWGQVNQLIRVCYEGV; encoded by the coding sequence AAAAAGGGCACTATAGATATTTTGATTTTATCTTTAATATCAAAAAAGGATATGTATGGATATGCTATAGCTAAAACTGTAAAGGAAAAGAGCGATAATCTATATGAAATGGGAGAAGGAACTCTATATTCAGCGTTGAAAAGATTGGAGAATAAAAAATTTCTTAGTTCATATTGGGGAGATTCACAAGGAGGAGGGAGAAGAAAATATTATAGGATTACAGAGAGAGGAACAAAAGAATTAGAAAGAAGAATAGTTGAATGGGGACAGGTGAACCAATTGATAAGGGTATGTTATGAGGGGGTATAA
- a CDS encoding VanZ family protein yields the protein MEQFMKYINQIVNELDCTEIEKAELKVEFLDHLNLLKEEYISKGRTEQESIELAITDFGKEKIIGDELNKSVSIANRVFKKIAKIIWCTYILIVVWRLLINSRRLVLDRGHESFNIVPFKQIGEYILRYNRYNFDIWFLNLFGNMIIFMPFGFLLPLIHNKGKDIKENILFTLIFSFCIEGIQYILGIGVFDIDDIILNLIGSIIGFGIYKLFLKILKINDKEYLIE from the coding sequence ATGGAACAATTCATGAAATATATAAATCAAATTGTTAATGAATTAGATTGTACAGAGATAGAAAAGGCAGAATTAAAGGTGGAATTTTTAGACCACTTAAATTTATTGAAAGAAGAATATATAAGCAAAGGAAGAACTGAACAGGAATCCATTGAATTGGCTATAACAGATTTTGGGAAAGAGAAGATTATCGGAGATGAGTTAAATAAATCAGTAAGCATAGCAAATAGAGTATTTAAAAAAATAGCTAAAATAATTTGGTGCACATATATTTTAATTGTCGTATGGAGGTTGCTTATAAATTCTAGAAGGCTAGTTTTAGATAGAGGCCACGAGTCCTTTAATATTGTACCATTTAAGCAGATTGGGGAATATATCCTCAGATATAACCGCTATAATTTTGATATTTGGTTTTTAAATCTATTTGGAAATATGATTATTTTTATGCCTTTTGGATTTTTGTTACCATTAATTCATAATAAGGGTAAAGATATAAAAGAGAATATACTATTTACTCTTATATTTAGTTTCTGTATAGAAGGCATTCAATACATACTAGGCATTGGAGTTTTTGACATAGATGATATTATTTTAAATCTAATTGGTAGCATAATAGGATTTGGAATATATAAACTATTTTTAAAAATATTAAAAATAAATGACAAAGAGTATTTAATAGAATAA